In Candidatus Contubernalis alkalaceticus, the genomic window ATATTCTACCATAATCTCTTCAATTTCCTTAAAAGGGGTGTCCGTCCTAACTGTTTGTACTTTTTTAGACATAAATCCCTTTACCGGGGCATGGCCCAATCCGTGATGCTTTGCTTTTTCCAAATCCCTCCTGGAGATGATACCTTCCAGTCTTCCCTGTTGTACTACCGGAAGGCCGCTGTGTCCATATTTCACCAGCATCCACCAGGCATCATCCACAGTATCTTTAAGTGATACGCTGCGGACTGGAAAAGACATGATGTCCATAGCAGTTATTGAGGGCTTTATCAGCCTGTTTATATCCTTTAAAAGCCTACCCTTAAATCCTTTTAGATCAAACTCTTTTATTACTGCAGAGGCTGCGTTTTCATGGCCCCTGCCGCCATATGCCTTCAAAATTTCTTTTAAATTGATTCGATCTGAAATATTTCTGGCTACCAGATGAAACTTATCCCCCATTTTCACCGCTGCTACCATTAAATCTGCATCTTGAATATCCATTAGTTGGGACACAACCACAGAAAGTCCACGGATATCATCTTTAGTTTCCCCGGTAGACAGAGCCGCCCGGATTCCTTTTAACTCATAAACTTCAGTATTATTCAGCAGCATTTCCAACAAATATTTTTGTTTTTCAGAAAATGACCTGCCAATAAATTCCCGAATAACGTTAAAATCCAGACCCCTTTCAGCCAGGTATTTTAACACCTTTATTTCCCTTACACTGGTGCTTGAAAAAGTAAAGCATCCGGTATCCTCGTATAACCCTAAAGCAAAAAGAGTCGCTTCAAAAGGATTAATCTCTATATCTCCCCTGATTATTATTTCCATCAACAGAGTTACAGTTGAAGCGGTGCTGTCAACAAATTGTTCTGAAGATTCGATTGCCTCCTCCGAAGAAACCGAGTGATGGTCAAATATAATGATCCGTGGAATCCTCTCAATGCAGGCAGCCAAAGCTCCCAACCTGGAGGACTGCTGCGTATCTACAATAATCAATTCATCAATTTTATCCAGGTTTATCCTGGATATTTTTTTTACTTCAAAAACATCTTTATAAAGTGAGGTAAATTCCTTAACATTATCATTAACCCGGCCGGGGAAAACCATGGTGGAACCGGGATATAGTTTGCTGGCCGCCACCATACTGGCGAACCCATCAAAGTCTGTGTTGGTGTGGGTAGTAATTACCCGCAAATCCAGCGCCTCTTTTCTTGTGTTTTTCACACCCTTCATTATACCATATATATGCAAAATTAAAAATATAGTTAAAACAAGTTCAGGTTGAGTGTATCTCCAGCCACCAGTGTATCTCCGCCTGAACTTGTTTTATTTGGAATTTTAAAAAAAAGCCTGTTGAGAACTAAAAAAATTTTTTATACGGCTCCCTGCAATGTTTCTTTCTCCCTCTTTTGTTCCAGCAGGTCTAAAAATGCCTCCAAGCGGGTCTGAATTCCCGCCTTTCCTGAATGTTCATCCATAGAGAAGGATAGCAGTGGAATTTGAAAATCTTTACTGACCTCCGGTAGAATGCTCTGGGCAACAATCTCCGGGGTGCAGGTAAAGGGAAGAATATGTATAACCCCATCATAATTATCCCTGGCATAGAGTATAGTTCTTCCTACAGATTCCAAACCGTGTCCCCCTACAAAATGATTAAGATATTTTGAAGCGGCTCTCTTTATTTCCTCTACATCACTGGGGCTAAAAACCTTTGGTAAAAGATGCTCTTTAATCCAATGACCCAGGTAAATACTCCGGTGAACCTCAACACCCATCTCCCCCATGGTTTTTTCAATTTCCATATTGGCAAAAGGTTCTATGACCATGTATATTTCGCCTACAATGCCTATTTTTAAAGGCTTTCTAAGGGAACTAGTTTGTTTTACCGATTTCAGCATCTTTAACCCATATGACAGTGCATCTGCAATGCTGATTTCAGTTCGAGCTTCAACCATCAAGGAAACCGCTCGTTCATAAGCCCGGGAGGTAGAACCTTTGTGTTCTTCAAAGGGCCGAACCTTTAAAGAAGTTTCATGCAATACATCCAGCGCAAGAATTTGCTGCCAGGCAATTTTTACCACCTGATAAATTTCGTTCCAGGTTTTATGATTTGCTATTCTTTTTATATTGGAGGCCAAACCCAGCAGGCTTCCCTGAGGCGGTTCAAGTATTATAATTTCAAAATCATAACCCAGATCCTTAAGTATTTCTCTCTGTACTTCGGCGTAATAACCAAAACGACAGGGGCCTGTACCCCCCGCCATAATAATAGTATCTGCTCCCCTTTCCAGAGCTTCAATAAAGTTCCCTACATTCACTTTTAAAGGGAAACAGGCAAATTCCGGAGAGTGGCGAACTCCCAAAGAAATTGTTTTCTTTGTAATAGGAGACGGCACCACCACTTCGGTGCCAAGTTCTTCAAATAATGTTTTCAAAGGTATCCACAGATTACCCATGTGAGGAAAAGTAATTTTCATTTTTGCATTCACCATCCATTTATCCAACCGCAGATTTTTTATTCAGTCTAATCATATCTATAAAGGCTTCTAGTCGGGTAAGAACTCCTGCTTCTCCGCTGTGTTCATCCAAGGTCAAAAAAAGCAGAGGAAGCGTTCTTTCTCTTTTATAAATCCTTTCAATTAGTTCCCCTACCAGAGAGTCTGGCCCGCATCCAAAGGATACCACCAACACCACCCCATCAACAATTCCTTTATTTAACAAATAATAAGCTGAGCCAATTATTTCTTTTCCGAAGGTCCAAAACATATCCTTCCTGAGTTTACTGGCTCCACTGGACTGGGCTGAATGTGACAGCATTTCAGTGGTAAGGATTTCAACCCCCATGCCCTGAAGCTTTTTGAAGATATCCATGCTGATGTATGAATCATTTAAATTATAAGAATGTCCCAAAACTGCTATTTTTAATGTATTCGTAACTCTCCCGAAGCCTGATTTTTCCCCGTCTTCAACTATTTTTCCATCCTGTGGATATTCTCCCATTTCCTCCAGGGACTGAAGACATTCCATGGGAGTAACACCAAAAAGCAGCTGTTTTTGATATTCCTGAAGTTTC contains:
- a CDS encoding acyl-CoA dehydratase activase-related protein, with protein sequence MKITFPHMGNLWIPLKTLFEELGTEVVVPSPITKKTISLGVRHSPEFACFPLKVNVGNFIEALERGADTIIMAGGTGPCRFGYYAEVQREILKDLGYDFEIIILEPPQGSLLGLASNIKRIANHKTWNEIYQVVKIAWQQILALDVLHETSLKVRPFEEHKGSTSRAYERAVSLMVEARTEISIADALSYGLKMLKSVKQTSSLRKPLKIGIVGEIYMVIEPFANMEIEKTMGEMGVEVHRSIYLGHWIKEHLLPKVFSPSDVEEIKRAASKYLNHFVGGHGLESVGRTILYARDNYDGVIHILPFTCTPEIVAQSILPEVSKDFQIPLLSFSMDEHSGKAGIQTRLEAFLDLLEQKREKETLQGAV
- a CDS encoding acyl-CoA dehydratase activase-related protein, with translation MTVIGIPRSLLYYNYYPAWKCFFEELGAEIILSDKTTKNILDSGVKVAVDETCLPVKLFFGHVQNLKEKKIDYMFIPRVVSVEKKRYLCPKFLGLPNMVTNLIKDLPPILHLDIDLSKKSKGYYREIYDVGKLFSSNPVKIALAYKKSIKKLQEYQKQLLFGVTPMECLQSLEEMGEYPQDGKIVEDGEKSGFGRVTNTLKIAVLGHSYNLNDSYISMDIFKKLQGMGVEILTTEMLSHSAQSSGASKLRKDMFWTFGKEIIGSAYYLLNKGIVDGVVLVVSFGCGPDSLVGELIERIYKRERTLPLLFLTLDEHSGEAGVLTRLEAFIDMIRLNKKSAVG